One stretch of Telopea speciosissima isolate NSW1024214 ecotype Mountain lineage unplaced genomic scaffold, Tspe_v1 Tspe_v1.0012, whole genome shotgun sequence DNA includes these proteins:
- the LOC122647047 gene encoding NADH-ubiquinone oxidoreductase chain 4: protein MLEHFCECYSDLSGPIPCPVLGSITPLFIPNSRIRPIRLIGLCASLITFLYPPVPRIQFDPSTAKSQFVESLRWLPYENINVYMGIDGLSLFFVILTTFLIPICISVGWSGMRSYGKEYITAFLIREFLMIAVFRMLDPLLFYVLPESVPIPMFIIIGVWGSRQRKIKAAYQFFLYTSLGSVFMLLAIPLILLQTGTTDLQISLTTEFSERRQIFLWIASFASFAVKVPMVPVHIWSPEAHVEAPTAGSVILAGIPSKLGTHGFLRFSIPMFPEATLRSTPFIYTPSAIAIIYTPSTTSRQIDLKKIIAHSPVAHMNLVTIGMSSPNIQGIGGSIPPMSSHGPVPPALFLCVGVLYDRHKTRLARYYGGSVSTMPNLSTISFSSTLANMSSPGTSSFIGEFPISVGAFQRNSLVATLAALGMILGAAYSLWLYNRAVSGNLKPDFLHKFSDPNGREVSIFIPFLVGVVRMGVHPKVFPDRMHTSVSNLVQHGKFH from the exons ATGTTAGAACATTTCTGTGAATGCTATTCCGATCTAAGTGGTCCTATTCCGTGTCCCGTGCTAGGAAGCATTACTCCTCTTTTCATTCCAAATTCAAGAATACGACCGATACGATTGATTGGTCTGTGCGCCTCTCTTATTACTTTTTTGTATCCCCCTGTTCCTCGGATACAATTCGATCCTTCTACGGCCAAATCTCAATTTGTGGAAAGCCTTCGATGGCTTCCTTATGAAAACATAAATGTGTATATGGGTATAGACGGTCTCTCTTTATTCTTCGTGATATTGACCACATTTCTGATCCCTATTTGCATTTCAGTGGGTTGGTCTGGTATGAGAAGttatgggaaagagtatattaCAGCATTTCTAATTCGTGAATTTCTAATGATCGCCGTGTTCCGCATGCTGGATCCTCTACTATTCTATGTTCTTCCCGAAAGCGTGCCAATCCCTATGTT CATTATTATAGGGGTATGGGGTTCGAGACAAAGAAAGATCAAGGCAGCATATCAGTTTTTCCTATATACTTCACTGGGATCTGTTTTTATGCTATTAGCTATTCCGTTGATTCTTCTCCAAACAGGAACCACCGATTTACAAATCTCATTAACCACAGAATTTAGTGAGCGGCGCCAAATCTTTCTATGGATTGCTTCTTTCGCCTCTTTCGCCGTCAAAGTGCCTATGGTACCAGTTCATATTTGGTCACCCGAAGCTCATGTAGAGGCACCTACGGCAGGATCCGTCATCTTGGCAGGAATTCCTTCAAAATTGGGAACCCACGGGTTTTTAAGATTTTCAATACCCATGTTTCCCGAAGCGACACTTCGTTCCACTCCTTTCATTTATACTCCAAGTGCGATTGCTATAATATATACTCCCTCGACCACTTCAAGACAGATCGATCTTAAGAAGATCATTGCCCACTCCCCAGTAGCCCATATGAATCTGGTGACTATTGGTATGTCTAGTC CGAACATACAGGGAATTGGAGGTAGCATTCCACCGATGTCAAGTCATGGACCGGTTCCTCCAGCCCTTTTTCTATGTGTTGGTGTTCTATATGACCGACATAAGACTCGACTTGCTAGATATTACGGAGGTTCAGTGAGCACCATGCCGAATCTCTCTAccatttccttctcttccactTTGGCCAATATGAGTTCACCAGGTACTAGCAGCTTTATCGGGGAATTTCCCATCTCAGTAGGAGCTTTCCAAAGAAATAGCTTAGTAGCCACATTAGCAGCGCTTGGGATGATTTTAGGCGCGGCGTATTCCCTTTGGCTATATAATCGTGCGGTTTCTGGAAATTTAAAACCCGATTTCCTCCATAAATTCTCCGATCCAAATGGCAGAGAAGTTTCAATATTTATACCTTTTCTTGTTGGAG TTGTTCGGATGGGTGTTCACCCCAAAGTGTTCCCGGACCGCATGCATACATCCGTAAGTAACTTAGTGCAACATGGCAAATTTCATTGA